From Flavobacteriales bacterium, the proteins below share one genomic window:
- a CDS encoding gliding motility-associated C-terminal domain-containing protein, translated as MKKIYLMLVIYNVIGMSLDVRAQGACGSPDGTFYDNNGTLGTSVSMPADIGVAVNAGKCYKFAQNQLPRTVCYTYRYPTSGTVQFRWLTDNRPCNGSCTYGGSSTTNSTFGCNNLGGPTCGTTNINTYDESCNLVGPGFPIGTGCGSGMFPGQIYTVCMTLNPTGCTDSIVICPILNCSGGSCGCVLAASTSSTDVTCKGGSNGTATVTATGGSNPKYTWSNGKTTATVTGLSAGTHSVTVTSNSGICSDVQTVTVSEPATNLTVSASHTDVNCKGGSDGTGTVNPSGGTPGYTYLWANGQTTATATGLTAGNHQVTVTDANSCTGPGTVTVTVDEPVANLTVSDSHTDVNCKGGNDGTGTVSPSGGTPGYTYLWANGQTTATATGLVAGNHQVTITDANGCTGPGTVTVTVNEPNADLTAATNVTNALCKGASDGTATVNPAGGTPTYTYLWNNGQTTQTATGLSAGTYQVTVTDANGCTNVSVVSATVGEPTVLALAGSEIQSTCGNSNGSAIVTPSGGTPGYTYLWGNGQTGDTAVGLLAGNYNVTVTDNNGCQKNIQVSVNDQNGPSATASSTNVLCFGSNEGTGTVVPSGGTPPLTFAWSDGQTTATATGLVMGTYGVTVFDVNGCLATQSITVTEPTVLSSSATSSTNVSCKSGNDGTGTVTPAGGTPNYSFEWSDGQTTATATGFPAGTFSVTISDANGCTYLDSVTITQPIEPLDLNSVANNISCYGGFDGSITAGAVGGTPGYTYEWSDGQTGATATGLMIGGYTVTVTDANGCTNSGTFTLIEPTALTLNMDSSNALCGIGSGTATAYPGGGTPGYTYEWDDGQTTSLATGLYAGNYTVTITDANGCTIVNTTTVLQTPSVTGITSSTGALCNGSNDGTATVMPSGGSTPYSYLWSDGQTGIIATGLVAGNYILTVTDSTGCDTVLTVSVGQPTPLVSSTSGDQFACENANVIISATATGGIGPYTYQWDDPGSGTTPDITVIPPVTTVYSVTVTDANGCIQTDNVTITTNTQPEADFDVIWVPSCDGLRGKFTDVSINGTSVLWDFGDGYKSPELMPIHEFPYGTISQVVLTVTNGTCTDTAMVTADIQNFDFYNDPQVPNVFSPNGDGINEQFKVFVNGEMAECTKLTILNRWGNFIYSPPGGQLAWDGRTTAGEVVPEGTYFYVVDINGHQKAGSVTVIKK; from the coding sequence ATGAAAAAGATCTACCTAATGTTGGTGATATACAATGTCATCGGCATGAGCCTGGATGTACGTGCACAAGGGGCGTGCGGAAGTCCGGATGGTACATTTTACGATAACAACGGAACGCTGGGTACCAGTGTAAGCATGCCTGCGGATATTGGCGTGGCGGTCAATGCTGGTAAGTGCTATAAATTTGCACAGAACCAACTTCCAAGAACGGTTTGTTATACTTATCGATACCCTACCTCGGGTACCGTGCAGTTTCGTTGGTTGACCGACAACAGACCTTGCAATGGTTCCTGCACATACGGAGGGTCGTCAACTACAAACTCAACTTTCGGTTGCAATAACCTGGGTGGTCCAACATGCGGAACCACCAACATAAATACATATGATGAATCCTGTAACCTCGTAGGACCAGGCTTTCCTATCGGAACCGGATGTGGCTCGGGCATGTTCCCGGGGCAGATATACACCGTGTGTATGACCCTCAATCCAACCGGGTGTACAGACTCCATTGTAATTTGTCCAATTCTTAATTGCTCCGGAGGTTCGTGTGGTTGTGTTCTGGCTGCCAGCACTTCTTCTACGGATGTGACATGTAAGGGCGGAAGTAATGGAACAGCCACCGTAACCGCTACCGGAGGAAGCAACCCAAAGTATACCTGGAGCAATGGAAAAACAACAGCTACGGTCACTGGCCTTTCCGCAGGAACACATTCGGTAACCGTTACTTCCAACAGTGGCATTTGTTCCGATGTGCAAACCGTAACGGTTTCAGAACCGGCTACGAACCTGACTGTTTCCGCCAGCCACACCGATGTGAATTGTAAAGGTGGAAGCGATGGAACAGGAACGGTAAATCCTTCCGGCGGAACCCCGGGATATACCTATCTCTGGGCCAATGGGCAAACCACCGCTACGGCTACGGGTTTGACAGCAGGAAACCATCAGGTTACCGTGACCGATGCAAACAGCTGCACCGGACCTGGAACAGTAACGGTTACCGTTGATGAACCTGTGGCAAATCTGACCGTTTCCGATAGCCATACCGATGTCAATTGTAAAGGAGGTAACGACGGGACAGGTACGGTCAGCCCTTCGGGAGGAACCCCGGGATATACCTATCTCTGGGCCAACGGACAAACCACCGCAACCGCTACGGGCCTGGTGGCCGGCAATCATCAGGTCACAATAACCGATGCCAACGGCTGTACCGGACCCGGAACAGTAACCGTTACCGTTAATGAACCGAATGCCGACCTCACCGCAGCAACCAATGTTACGAACGCATTATGTAAGGGAGCATCAGACGGAACAGCGACCGTGAACCCTGCCGGGGGAACGCCAACCTATACCTATCTATGGAATAACGGACAAACAACACAAACGGCCACTGGTTTGAGCGCAGGAACCTACCAGGTGACCGTGACAGATGCCAACGGATGTACCAACGTGAGTGTGGTGAGTGCTACGGTGGGAGAACCAACAGTGTTAGCACTGGCCGGAAGCGAAATTCAATCTACATGTGGAAACAGCAATGGCTCAGCCATTGTAACACCATCAGGTGGAACCCCAGGGTATACCTATCTGTGGGGGAATGGTCAAACTGGCGATACAGCAGTAGGCTTGCTTGCCGGAAACTACAATGTTACGGTAACCGATAACAACGGATGTCAGAAGAACATCCAGGTGTCGGTGAATGATCAGAACGGACCTTCTGCTACTGCATCAAGTACCAATGTACTGTGCTTTGGTTCCAATGAGGGAACTGGAACTGTGGTGCCATCAGGGGGAACCCCGCCGTTGACATTCGCCTGGAGCGATGGTCAGACCACCGCTACAGCCACGGGCCTTGTAATGGGGACATACGGGGTAACGGTGTTTGATGTCAATGGATGTTTGGCCACGCAAAGCATTACAGTTACTGAGCCAACGGTATTGTCAAGTTCCGCGACATCCTCCACCAATGTGAGCTGTAAGTCAGGGAATGATGGAACAGGGACCGTTACGCCCGCGGGCGGGACGCCCAATTATTCCTTTGAATGGAGTGATGGTCAGACCACAGCCACCGCTACCGGTTTTCCTGCAGGGACTTTTTCTGTTACCATTTCCGATGCCAATGGATGTACCTATCTGGATTCTGTCACGATTACGCAACCCATCGAACCTCTTGACCTGAACTCGGTTGCCAATAATATTTCGTGTTATGGTGGTTTTGACGGATCTATCACCGCCGGCGCCGTGGGAGGTACACCCGGTTACACTTATGAATGGAGCGACGGTCAGACAGGAGCTACCGCCACGGGGCTGATGATAGGAGGTTACACCGTAACAGTAACCGATGCAAACGGATGTACCAACTCCGGAACGTTTACCCTCATCGAGCCGACGGCATTGACCTTAAATATGGATAGCTCCAACGCGTTATGCGGTATCGGATCCGGAACAGCCACGGCCTACCCGGGTGGGGGAACCCCTGGGTATACCTATGAATGGGATGATGGACAAACAACCAGTCTGGCAACAGGATTATATGCCGGAAATTACACAGTCACCATCACCGATGCCAACGGTTGTACCATCGTCAATACCACCACTGTGTTGCAAACGCCTTCTGTAACAGGAATCACCAGCAGTACGGGTGCCCTTTGTAATGGAAGCAATGATGGTACGGCTACCGTAATGCCATCGGGCGGATCCACACCATATAGTTATTTGTGGAGTGATGGGCAGACGGGAATCATCGCCACCGGTCTGGTCGCAGGTAACTACATCTTAACAGTTACGGACAGCACCGGTTGTGACACCGTGCTAACGGTATCGGTCGGCCAACCTACACCTTTGGTCTCCAGTACATCCGGTGATCAGTTTGCATGTGAAAATGCGAACGTGATCATAAGTGCGACAGCAACCGGTGGAATCGGGCCATATACTTACCAATGGGATGATCCGGGCAGCGGTACAACACCGGACATTACTGTGATACCTCCGGTTACAACGGTTTATTCCGTAACAGTTACAGATGCCAATGGGTGTATACAAACCGACAATGTGACCATTACCACCAATACACAACCTGAAGCCGACTTCGATGTTATTTGGGTTCCGAGTTGTGACGGCCTCAGAGGAAAGTTTACGGATGTCAGTATAAATGGGACAAGTGTGCTTTGGGATTTTGGTGATGGGTATAAGTCACCGGAGTTGATGCCGATCCACGAGTTTCCCTATGGAACCATTTCGCAAGTGGTGCTGACTGTTACCAATGGTACGTGCACTGATACTGCTATGGTAACAGCGGATATTCAGAATTTCGATTTTTACAATGACCCCCAGGTGCCCAATGTGTTCTCACCGAATGGAGATGGTATCAACGAACAATTCAAGGTTTTTGTGAACGGAGAAATGGCGGAGTGTACCAAGCTGACGATCCTAAACCGCTGGGGTAATTTTATATACAGTCCGCCTGGAGGGCAACTTGCATGGGATGGGCGTACCACTGCCGGAGAGGTGGTTCCTGAGGGAACTTATTTTTATGTAGTAGACATCAATGGACACCAGAAAGCCGGAAGTGTGACCGTAATTAAAAAGTAA
- a CDS encoding PspC domain-containing protein, protein MPTKRLTRSNERMLAGVCGGIAQWQDWDPTLVRIGWVLLSLMSIGFPGLLLYVILWVVVPEESNY, encoded by the coding sequence ATGCCAACAAAAAGACTTACCAGATCGAACGAGAGAATGCTTGCAGGTGTATGCGGAGGCATTGCCCAATGGCAGGACTGGGATCCCACACTGGTGCGTATCGGTTGGGTATTATTGAGCTTGATGAGTATAGGCTTTCCGGGTCTGCTTCTATATGTAATACTTTGGGTGGTTGTCCCGGAAGAAAGCAACTATTAA
- a CDS encoding glycoside hydrolase family 9 protein produces the protein MNDRLRILLAGIACTGLFFSGQAQVNYTVEKNIRVDQFGYRPQDDKVAVLTDPQSGFNASESYQPGITMEVRRLYDGTTAFTGSSALWNNGATQSQSGDKGWHFDFSALTDTGTYYVFDPANQVGSYPFIIQPHVYFEVLKAAARVYFYQRCGFSKQLPFAENGWTDGASYLASGQDSEAHSVDDKNNAGLVKDMRGGWYDAGDNNKYVTFTESVMHQLLDAYRFQPAIWTDDFGIPESGNNLPDILDEVMWELDWIKRMQDTVDGGVHIKIGDIDYTSPSPPSSDTGPRYYGPKCSSSTIVTAGIFAHAAVVLSAFPSLATYVDDLMVRAEKAWDWYGQNARSTNCDTQEIVSGDADKSLTDQDQSAVTAAAYLFGITGKQVYANYVNANYTAVTLLNWWGPYGVAYGDGLLYYAALSGADQTVANAIRAAKQSNANSVGDFYGFSVQKDLYRSWMPDAQYHWGSNQIKACTGIINLDMNLYALDATDSLQYAKRALASVHYMHGVNPMGLVYLSNMADRGAENSVNTIYHSWFADGSAVWDDVRTSTYGPAPGYVPGGPNKDYAGSLAWIGNEPVQKSYHEWNTGYPENSWEITEPGIYYQSAYIRLLASFTELPAVDCFGETGGGAFVDSCGICAGGNTGITPVTDPDNCTTGMEAMGDRKWIVFPNPVKGLLNIKPVDGSSFDYMVYDALGRVIISGVGSGNLAISMEGRPAGMYFLRVTSSGENLTLPLVVQDSEN, from the coding sequence ATGAATGATCGTCTCCGGATTCTTCTCGCAGGGATAGCCTGCACAGGCCTGTTCTTCTCAGGTCAGGCACAGGTGAATTATACGGTTGAGAAGAATATCCGGGTAGATCAATTCGGTTACCGGCCACAGGATGATAAGGTGGCTGTGCTTACAGATCCCCAGTCCGGGTTCAATGCATCCGAGTCATATCAGCCCGGTATTACAATGGAGGTACGGCGCCTTTACGATGGAACCACTGCTTTCACCGGGAGTTCCGCGTTATGGAATAATGGTGCTACCCAATCCCAGTCGGGAGATAAAGGCTGGCATTTTGATTTTTCCGCACTAACGGATACCGGTACCTATTATGTATTTGATCCGGCTAATCAGGTCGGGTCCTATCCTTTCATCATCCAGCCCCATGTCTATTTCGAAGTATTGAAAGCAGCTGCCAGGGTGTACTTTTACCAGCGGTGCGGATTCTCCAAACAATTGCCCTTTGCGGAAAACGGGTGGACAGACGGTGCGTCTTATCTTGCTTCCGGGCAAGACAGTGAAGCGCATAGTGTGGATGATAAAAACAACGCCGGTCTGGTAAAAGATATGAGGGGTGGCTGGTATGATGCAGGTGATAACAACAAGTACGTGACATTTACAGAAAGCGTGATGCACCAGTTGTTAGATGCCTACCGGTTTCAGCCGGCCATCTGGACGGATGATTTTGGTATTCCGGAATCAGGTAATAATTTGCCGGATATCCTTGACGAAGTCATGTGGGAGTTGGACTGGATCAAGCGCATGCAGGATACAGTTGATGGAGGTGTGCATATCAAGATCGGAGATATAGACTATACGTCACCATCTCCACCGAGCTCCGATACAGGACCGCGGTACTACGGCCCTAAGTGCTCTTCCTCAACCATTGTGACTGCCGGCATTTTTGCACATGCCGCCGTGGTGTTATCTGCATTCCCTTCACTTGCCACCTATGTGGATGATCTCATGGTACGCGCTGAAAAAGCCTGGGACTGGTACGGACAGAATGCCCGAAGTACAAATTGTGATACCCAGGAGATTGTTTCGGGGGATGCGGATAAAAGTCTGACAGATCAGGACCAGTCTGCAGTGACCGCTGCAGCATACCTGTTCGGTATTACTGGTAAACAGGTTTATGCGAACTACGTTAACGCCAACTACACCGCGGTGACTCTTCTGAATTGGTGGGGACCCTATGGTGTGGCTTACGGAGATGGTTTGTTATACTATGCCGCACTCAGCGGAGCGGATCAAACGGTTGCGAATGCCATCCGGGCAGCCAAGCAAAGCAATGCAAATTCTGTCGGTGATTTCTATGGCTTCTCCGTGCAAAAAGACTTGTACCGTTCATGGATGCCGGATGCACAATATCATTGGGGAAGTAACCAGATCAAGGCATGTACGGGTATCATTAATCTGGATATGAATCTGTATGCATTGGATGCTACAGATAGCTTGCAATATGCAAAGCGTGCGTTGGCCAGTGTGCATTACATGCATGGCGTAAATCCAATGGGCTTGGTGTATTTGTCCAATATGGCTGATCGTGGTGCAGAGAACAGCGTGAATACAATCTATCACAGTTGGTTTGCTGATGGCAGTGCGGTTTGGGATGATGTGCGGACATCAACATATGGTCCGGCACCCGGTTATGTTCCGGGTGGTCCCAATAAAGATTATGCTGGTAGCTTAGCATGGATAGGGAATGAGCCGGTTCAGAAGTCCTATCACGAATGGAATACAGGATATCCCGAGAACTCCTGGGAAATTACGGAGCCCGGTATCTATTACCAGTCTGCATACATACGTCTCCTGGCTTCATTCACAGAATTACCGGCGGTCGATTGTTTTGGTGAAACTGGTGGAGGTGCATTTGTAGACAGCTGCGGTATTTGTGCGGGTGGTAACACGGGCATAACGCCGGTAACCGATCCGGATAATTGTACCACCGGTATGGAAGCGATGGGCGACAGGAAGTGGATCGTGTTTCCCAATCCTGTGAAAGGGTTGTTGAATATTAAACCAGTGGACGGTTCGTCATTTGACTATATGGTGTATGATGCTTTGGGCCGTGTCATCATTAGTGGCGTGGGATCAGGTAATTTGGCGATTTCCATGGAAGGCCGCCCTGCGGGAATGTATTTTCTGAGGGTCACATCGTCCGGTGAAAACCTGACGTTGCCTTTGGTGGTGCAGGATAGCGAGAATTAA
- a CDS encoding choice-of-anchor J domain-containing protein, translating to MKKITTPLLVLGICMSLTAFAQDDRGHCGTDQHFQDQLKSDPTMIIRVQEDMARIKAQVQRIEALRSSGVADSVRVIPVVVHVMHDQGIERIGLDQIQSGLDKMNLDFRRLNADTVQTRPVFKPFAVDCKIEFKLAKIDPDGNCTNGVTYYETPLTYNCRDTVKSVIQWPPDKYFNVWIVNSIDPTRWNLPGGGIIAGYEEFPWAYGVKDTYGAVVRYNFWGSKGAATGNNGRTETHELGHCLGLWHPWQDQLVGGYGDGCSFTVGHDCTDNNDMVCDTPPMPIPTYGCDKTQNTCHNDTVGPSPFQTDTVDPIENFMSYDNCQNMFSIGQRNRMEAVFATYPALDNLVSFTNAVATGTDSGYTAPLCAPHAAFKVDKEMICAGASVKFTNQTYGATADSLHWTFPGGTPSSSILTAPTVTYASPGTYNVTLISSNAAGMDTLIIVGMVTVLGTTADYSDTIYSDDLENTARVDSTWFNPETTGGNQWEVTTAASSSGSHSFTVNNFDRIWSGEKLELITPSFDLSKVSNPEFYYKVAYARIDNLSDDKLSVYISTDCGGIWSLRSSKQGSQLATVADMTTPFIPDSVSHWREDKLAITSAYASKTNVRFRFVFESWRGNHIYLDDFMIRDKTTGLEDMGYLSTQPRVFPNPSSGVFHVACDFTRPVQHTRIVLTDLLGRVVYEKDHGTSAAGNRTFLVVADDQRLNPGMYLLQIQMDNVNWNQRVMISNE from the coding sequence ATGAAAAAAATAACCACACCGCTATTGGTGCTAGGAATCTGTATGTCGTTAACCGCCTTCGCTCAGGATGACAGAGGCCATTGTGGAACCGATCAGCATTTTCAGGACCAGTTGAAGTCCGATCCGACCATGATCATCAGGGTGCAGGAAGACATGGCACGCATCAAGGCCCAGGTGCAGCGTATCGAGGCACTGAGGAGTTCAGGTGTTGCAGACAGCGTCAGGGTGATCCCTGTGGTGGTGCACGTGATGCACGACCAGGGCATAGAACGGATTGGCCTGGACCAGATTCAGAGCGGATTGGATAAGATGAATCTTGACTTTCGCAGACTCAACGCGGATACGGTCCAGACAAGACCCGTCTTCAAACCTTTTGCTGTGGATTGTAAGATTGAATTCAAGCTGGCTAAGATCGATCCGGATGGTAACTGCACCAACGGTGTTACATACTATGAGACCCCCCTGACCTACAACTGCAGAGATACGGTGAAGAGTGTGATCCAGTGGCCACCCGATAAGTATTTTAATGTATGGATCGTGAACAGCATTGACCCTACCCGATGGAATCTGCCTGGTGGCGGAATCATTGCCGGTTATGAAGAATTCCCCTGGGCTTACGGTGTGAAAGATACTTATGGTGCCGTAGTACGATATAATTTCTGGGGGTCCAAAGGCGCAGCCACCGGAAATAACGGAAGGACGGAAACCCATGAATTGGGCCATTGTCTGGGTTTATGGCATCCCTGGCAGGATCAACTGGTGGGCGGATACGGAGATGGTTGTTCATTTACCGTAGGTCATGACTGCACGGACAACAATGATATGGTCTGTGATACACCGCCCATGCCAATACCTACATATGGGTGTGATAAAACCCAGAACACCTGTCATAATGATACGGTCGGGCCGTCACCGTTTCAAACGGATACCGTTGATCCGATTGAAAACTTCATGAGCTATGATAACTGTCAGAATATGTTCAGCATCGGACAACGCAACCGTATGGAAGCTGTCTTTGCCACCTATCCGGCACTCGACAACCTCGTGTCCTTCACGAATGCCGTTGCAACAGGAACGGACAGTGGTTATACCGCTCCGTTATGTGCGCCGCATGCTGCTTTTAAGGTAGATAAAGAGATGATCTGCGCTGGCGCATCCGTGAAGTTTACAAACCAGACGTACGGGGCAACAGCTGACAGTTTGCATTGGACCTTTCCCGGAGGAACACCTTCATCATCAATACTGACAGCACCTACCGTGACTTATGCCAGTCCGGGTACATATAATGTGACACTGATAAGCTCCAATGCCGCCGGTATGGATACCCTGATCATCGTTGGTATGGTTACCGTGCTTGGAACCACTGCGGATTATTCAGATACCATCTATTCAGACGATCTTGAAAATACGGCCCGGGTCGATAGTACCTGGTTCAATCCGGAGACAACCGGAGGTAATCAGTGGGAAGTAACAACGGCAGCATCGTCTTCCGGGAGTCATTCCTTTACCGTAAATAATTTCGATAGAATCTGGAGTGGGGAAAAACTGGAGTTGATCACACCGTCCTTTGACTTGTCTAAAGTGAGTAACCCGGAGTTTTACTACAAAGTGGCTTATGCCAGAATTGATAATCTGTCGGATGACAAACTCAGTGTTTACATCAGTACAGATTGTGGAGGCATCTGGTCGCTTCGTTCCAGCAAACAGGGAAGTCAACTCGCCACTGTGGCAGATATGACCACACCATTTATTCCGGATTCTGTATCTCACTGGAGAGAAGATAAACTGGCGATCACATCTGCTTACGCGAGTAAAACCAATGTACGGTTCCGGTTTGTATTCGAGTCATGGCGTGGAAACCACATTTACCTGGATGATTTTATGATCAGAGATAAAACCACCGGATTGGAAGATATGGGGTATTTGTCCACACAGCCCAGGGTATTCCCTAACCCTTCTTCCGGTGTATTCCATGTGGCGTGTGATTTTACCAGGCCGGTGCAACATACCCGCATTGTGCTGACCGACCTTCTCGGGCGCGTTGTTTATGAGAAGGATCATGGTACATCTGCAGCCGGAAACAGAACGTTCCTGGTAGTTGCCGACGATCAGCGGTTAAATCCGGGCATGTATTTGTTGCAAATTCAAATGGATAACGTAAATTGGAATCAGCGTGTAATGATATCCAATGAATGA
- the hutG gene encoding formimidoylglutamase, giving the protein MNSSLYKPTDPSIWTGRVDGDGPLHRRYHQVIKPVDLGGKLTPTTDPSWALLGFSSDEGVRRNKGRVGAADGPDAIRKAMASLPVHDSSLKLFDGGDITCANGDLEDAQQILSQHVAGLIRAGYRTCVLGGGHEVAYGHYTGVANALGDQSVGIINIDAHFDLRDDSGGPSSGTPFRQIREDLQSTQRPFRYLCMGIQQCSNTRFLFDRADAWGVEYVMAEDLMGQTGEMVQDKLDWFMEAVDAIYLTICLDVFSASIAPGVSAPNALGLLPRDVTPWLRNIVLSGKLVAMDVAEMNPSLDRDGITARLAGCLLDECFQVSV; this is encoded by the coding sequence ATGAATTCATCTTTGTATAAACCAACGGATCCTTCAATATGGACCGGACGCGTCGATGGCGACGGACCACTGCACCGCAGATATCATCAAGTGATCAAACCTGTTGATCTGGGTGGAAAGTTGACGCCAACAACAGATCCTTCATGGGCGCTTTTGGGTTTTTCCAGCGACGAGGGTGTGCGTCGTAATAAGGGCAGAGTGGGGGCGGCAGACGGACCGGATGCTATCCGGAAGGCCATGGCGTCTTTGCCTGTCCATGATTCCTCCCTGAAGCTTTTTGACGGCGGAGATATTACCTGTGCGAATGGTGATCTGGAAGACGCTCAGCAAATACTTTCGCAACATGTAGCCGGACTGATCCGGGCCGGATATCGTACCTGCGTGCTGGGTGGTGGTCATGAGGTGGCATACGGACACTACACCGGGGTTGCAAATGCCCTCGGAGATCAATCCGTGGGAATTATCAATATTGATGCACATTTTGATCTTCGGGATGATTCCGGTGGCCCCTCATCCGGAACCCCTTTCCGGCAGATTCGTGAAGACCTGCAATCGACACAAAGACCATTCAGGTATTTATGTATGGGGATTCAGCAATGCTCGAATACCCGGTTTTTGTTTGACAGGGCCGATGCATGGGGCGTTGAATATGTCATGGCAGAGGACCTGATGGGGCAAACCGGTGAGATGGTGCAGGATAAGCTCGACTGGTTTATGGAAGCGGTGGATGCCATTTACCTGACCATCTGCCTGGACGTTTTTTCCGCATCAATCGCGCCTGGAGTCAGTGCACCAAATGCGCTTGGGTTACTACCCAGGGATGTTACTCCCTGGCTCAGAAATATCGTGCTATCCGGAAAATTGGTAGCAATGGATGTCGCGGAAATGAATCCCTCTCTGGATCGTGATGGCATCACTGCGAGGTTGGCAGGATGCCTGTTGGATGAATGTTTTCAGGTTTCCGTATAA